CAGCGATCTGCGCGTGGGCGGCCGCGTGGACCCGGAGGCGCTGCAGATCGCGGTGAAGGTCGCGCAGGTGATTCCCGGCGCGATCGGCCAGCACGCCGTGCATGTGCAGTACGACCGCGAGGCGGGCGCCAGCGTGCTCACCGACCGCGGCACGCAGGTCCAGCTCGGCGACAGCGAGAACCTGGACTACAAGCTCGCGGTCTGGCAGCAGGTCGTGGCCGCGGTCAATCCGGCCAGCCTGCACGAGCTGGACCTGCGCGACGGCGACCGGCCGTACTACCGCTGAGGCATCGCATGAACTACCCGGCGCCCGCCGTACCAGCCAGAGGGAGAACCGGCCGTGGCACGCAGAGACGCATTCGCCGCCATCGACGTGGGCACGACGAAGGTCGCGACGATCATCGGCGACCTGGACGCGGAGGAGCGCCTGCGTGTGCTCGGCGTCGGCGTCGCGCCCTCGGCCGGGATCACCAAGGGCATGGTGGAGAACATCCACGACGCGACGGAGGCGATCCGCGTCTCGGTCGAGAAGGCGGAGCGCGCCAGCGGCCTGCAGATCGGCGGGGCGCACGTGGGCATCGCCGGCTCGCACATCGGCTCGGTGAACACCCGCGGCATCACCGCGATCGCCGACCGCGGCCACGCGATCACGGCCTACGACGTGGATCGGGCGCTGGACGGCGCCCGTAACCTGAGCCTGCCGACCAACCGCGAGATCCTGCACGTGATCCCGCGCTACTACGCCGTGGACGGCCAGGACAACGTCTCCGACCCCGTCGGCATGCACGGCCAGCGGCTGGACGTGGACACGCACATCATCACCGGCGCCGTCTCGGCCATGCGCAACCTGGCGCGCTGCGTCGAAGAGGCGGGCGTGGCGATCGAGGGCATGGTGCTGGAGCCGCTGGCCAGCGCCGACGCCGTACTGCGCGACGAGGAGCGGCGGCAGGGCGTGGTGCTGGCGGACGTCGGCGGCGGCACCACGGACGTGGCGATCTTCGTCGGCGGCGCCGTCTTTCACACCGCCGTGCTGCCGGTGGGCGGCTACCATCTCACGCACGACCTGGTCGTCGGGCTGCGCGTGCCCTTCGAGGCGGCCGAAGCGGCGAAGATCGAGCACGGCAACGCCCTGCCCAGCGCCGTCTCGCACGGGGAGGTGGTGGAGCTGGAGGCGTTCGGCGGCGAAGGGCGGATCGAGGTGCATCGCCGCGGCATCTGCAAGATCCTGCAGGCGCGCAGCGAGGAGATCCTGGAGATGATCTTCGCGGAGGTGCGCCAGGCGGGCTACAACGAGATGATCTCGGCGGGACTCGTGCTCACCGGCGGCAGCGCCAACTTGCCCGGCTTCATGCCGTTGGCGCACGATGTGCTCAACATGCCCGTTCGGATAGGGTATCCGCTGCCGCTCGCCGGGCTGGCGGACAGCCTCGCAAATCCTGCATACGCCACCGGCGTCGGTCTGCTACACTGGGCGATGCGCGAGGGGGGAAGGCACGTCCGCCCCGCGCCGGCGGCGGCGCACGCCGCAGCGCCCCGCTGGTTCAGCGGGGTGCGCCGCATGATTCGGGGCTTTCTGCCGGAGTAGACTGCGGCCACGCCGCAGCGGCGCACAGCAGATTGTACGCTTTGCTCTGCTGAAGGGGACGGGCGCTGCGTGCTATGATCTTGCACAATTCGTTCATGTAGCATACCAATGACGTGTCCGCGCACGGTCGCCGTTCCCCGCGGTGTGGGCCGGGTCCGCGAAAGGAGAGGCGAGGAAGCGATGAAGCAGACGGCAAGGCCCGATCTCGACGGCCTCCCACCAATCAAGGTCGTCGGCGTGGGCGGTGGCGGCTGCAACGCCGTGAACCGCATGATCCAGGAGCAGATCTTCGGCGTCCAGTTCATTGCCGTGAACACGGACGCGCAGCAGCTCGTCCACTCCGAAGCGCCAACCAAGATCCGCATCGGCGACAAGCTCACCCGCGGCCTCGGCGTGGGCGGCGATCCATCCGTCGGCCTGCGCGCCGCCGAGGAGAGCCGCGAGGAGCTGCGCGAGTCGATCCGCGGCGCCGACATGGTCTTCGTCACCGCCGGCATGGGCGGCGGCACCGGCACCGGCGCCGCGCCCGTGATCGCCGAGGTCGCCAAGCAGGAAGGCGCGCTGACGATCGGCGTCGTCACGCGGCCCTTCACCTTCGAAGGCGCCAAGCGGCGCAAGCAGGCCGATGAAGGCATCATGCGCCTGCGCGAGAAGGTCGATACGCTGATCGTGATCCCCAACGATCGCCTGCTCTCGATGTGCGACAAGCGCGTCACCGTGCAGGAGGCGTTCAAGTCGGCCGACGACGTGCTGCGCCAGGGCATCCGCGGCATCTCCGAGATCATCACGCGCCCCGGCGAGGTCAACCTCGACTTCAACGACGTGCGCAAGATCATGTCCGACGCCGGCCCGGCGCTGATGGCGATCGGCCACGGCAGCGGCGAGAGCCGCGCCGTGGACGCCGCTCGCCAGGCGATCCAGAGCCCGCTGCTCGACGTGGACATTCACGGCGCCCGCGGCGTGCTGTTCAACGTCACCGGCCCGCGCGACCTGATGCTGCACGAGCTGAACATGGCGGCCGAGGTGATCTCCGACGTCGTCGACGACGACGCCGAGATCATCTTCGGCACCGTGGTGGACGAATCGCTCGGCGACGAGGTCAAGATCACGGTGATCGCCACCGGCTTCCCGGAGGCCGAGACGGACATGGGCGGCGGCGAGGCCGCCATGCACCAGGCCGAGCAGGAGCCGGCGGCCGCGGCGAACGGCAACGGCATCCGCCCCGCGCCCAGTGCGCCGCGGCCGGCGGCCGCGCTGCCCGATCTGGACGACAGTGAACTGCCGCGCTTCCCGCGCCCGCTGCGGCCCGGGGTGGCCCGCGCGGAGCCCGCCGAGCCGCGCCAGCCGGCGCCCATGCCCCCGCCGGCGGAACGTCCGGAGCCGCGGCTGCGCACCGAGCCGCTGCCCGGCGCCGGCGACACGGATCTGCCGACCTTTTTACGTCGCTCCATGACGTCGCGTTAAGTCATCCAGCGCCGAAACACCCGCACCACACTGCCGCCGGCATGCCGGCGGCAGTGCCGCTTATGTGCATCCGCGAGGCTAGCGGAGAGGTGATCCGGCCGTTATGGCAACTTATTGCTCAGGCGCTTAGCCCGGTTGACGGATGGCGTCATTTGCCGGAGAATGACATTCTGCAGGTACAAGATGTAGGCGATTTCGCGCTCCTGGCTACCAGATGTTGTGGCATCTGGCTTTCCATAAGCGTGGCCGAACCGAGGCGATCTGCCGGTGCAGTGCCCGATCTGCGACTACGATGACTCCCGCGTGACCGACTCGCGCACCGTGGACGCGGCGATCCGCCGCCGGCGCGCCTGCCTGCGCTGCGGCCACCGCTTCACGACCTACGAACGCGTGCAGCCGGTCGGCGTGCTGGTTGTCAAGAAGGACGGCCGGCGCGAGGAGTTCTCGCGGGAAAAGATCCTCCTCGGCGTGCGCAAGGCCTGCGAGAAGCGCCCGCTGGACGCGGCGGCGGTCGAGGGGCTGGTGGACGAGGTGGTGGAGGCCGTGCTCAGCCTGGGCCAGACCGAGGTCGCCAGCGCCGGCATCGGCGAATTGGTGATGCGCGGCCTGCAGGAACTGGACCCGATCGCCTACGTGCGCTTCGCCTGCGTCTACCGCGCCTTCACCGATTTGGACACGCTGCGCGAGACGCTGGACGAGCTGCACGCGGCGCAGAGCAGCCTGCGCCCGCGCGAGCAGCTCACCCTGCTGCCGGAAGACGAGCTGCAACGGCTGCTGGCGCCGCCGCGCATCTTGCCGCTGCCCCGCGGCGCCGAGCGGCAAGCCCGCAGCCGGCGTCGCGCCCAGGCGTAGGGCGCCGGCCGTCTCGCCCCGCGCTCCCGGACAGGACAGCAGCGATTCCGCTCTTTGCGATCTTCGGCTTCACGCCAGACCAACGCGACAGGGGTGACATCATGGTGATCGAGTCCAACTCCCGCAGCGGTAAGGGCGCCCGGCGCGGCGGCGCACGGCTGTCGCTTTCGGAAAACGCGCGCGTCGTGCTCGAACGCCGCTACCTGGCGAAGGACGACGACGGCCAGCCGATCGAGACGCCGGAGCAGCTCTTCCGCCGCGTCGCGGGCAACCTGGCGCAGGCCGAGCGCAACTACGGCGCCGACGACGCGCGCCTGGCCGAGGTCGAGGAGCTCTTCTACCGTACGCTGACCAGCCTCGACTTCCTGCCGAACTCGCCCACGCTGGGCAACGCCGGCCGGCCGCTGCAGCAGCTTTCCGCCTGCTTCGTGCTGCCGGTGGAGGACTCGATCGACCGCATCTTCGACACGATCCGCGCCACCGCCCTTGTGCATCAGAGCGGGGGCGGCTGCATCGCCGGCGACGCCCGTGTCTGGACGACGTTCTGCGGCATCGAGCCGATCGAGGTGCTCTTCAACCGTGCCACGGTGGACGGGAGGAGCGGTGAGCGCTACGGCGCGGGCATCGTCTATGACGTTGGCGATCTCGGCATCCAGACGCTCTCGATGAATCCGCAAAGCGGCGAGACCGGTCTGCGCCCTGTGACACACGTCTGGCGATTCGAAGTGCCGGCGGCGGAGCAGCTTGTCATCCGGTTACGTGACGGCGCCGAAGTTCAGACGAGCGCCTGGCATCCCTTCATGGCGGTGCGAGGCACGCAGCTCGTGGAGGTCCGCGCAGACCGCTTGACGCCGGGCGACATCGTGCTCGGCCCAGACCGGCCCGACAGCTTCTGGCCCTGGAGCGAGCCACGGAGCGCAGGCAGCCTCAGCGCCGATGCGGATCTCGGCTGGTTGATCGGCTTCACGCTCGGGGACGGCTCCTTTGGCTATGCGCCGGCGCTGCGCCAGTACCGTGTGCGCTGGTTCTCCGGCAGCGAGGACGTGCTGGAGCGGGTGCGCACGATTCTCGCGCGGCATGGTATCCACGTCTCCATCGCCCGCGATAGGCGCGGGCTGCTGTCCGTCGCGACGCTGAACCAACGGTTCGTGCACGACCTGCTGGAGGCGTGCGGGTTGGAAACCTTTGGCGCAAAAGATGGTCGCATTCGCGTACCGGAGCTGATCGCGAAGTCGCCGTTGGCCGTTGTCCGCGCCTTCGTGGCTGGTCTTCTGGATAGCGACGGGTATGTGGATTCGCGCGGTCATGTCAGCTACTCGACCGTGAGCGCGGCGATGGCCGACGACCTGGCCGCACTGCTGAGCCTGCTTGGTTTTCACCCCGGAGTAGCGTCCAAGGCGCCACACGGCAAGGGAAAGCGAACGATCTATACCGTGCGCGTCGGGACCACGGCTCAGGTTCCGGCGCTCGCCGGCGAGATCGCCCCCTATATGGCGAACGACCGGCGTCGCACGCGCATTCTGAACGCCCCAGCAGGCCAGGGAGCGCTGCGCCTGCCCTTCCATGCCTGGCGTGATGCGCTGGCAGCGCTTGGACTCGCGGGAAGGCGTGGGCCAGGCGTCGCCAGCCCGTTCGCACTCGATCTGAGCCACTGGTCGTGCAACGAGCGTGAGCGGGTGTCACGGGTCGGGCTGGAGCGGATCGCCGTGGGGCTTACTCCGCATAATCCGGCACTGGCCACGCTGCTGCAGCGTGTCGCAAGGCACGGCTTCGAAGTCGAGTCGGTGGCACGCGCCGCCGTTGCCAAGCCCTACTACGACCTGACCGTTGACGGATGGAACACCTACGCGGCCGGGCGATCTGGCCTCGCCATGATTCACAACACCGGGTTTGCCTTCTCGCGGCTACGGCCCGAGGGTTCACTCGTGCGCAGCACCTCGGGCGTGGCCAGCGGCCCCGTGTCATTTATGAAGGTGTTCGACGCCTCGACGGAGGCGATCAAGCAGGGCGGCACGCGGCGCGGCGCCAACATGGGTATCCTCGCCGTCGACCACCCGGACATCGAGAAGTTCATCGAGTGCAAGGCCGACATGGTGAGTTGCACGAACTTCAACATCTCCGTGGCCGTGACCGAGAAGTTCATGCAGGCGGCGGAACGCGGCGAAGCGTACGAGTTGGTCGACCCGCACACCGGCCAGGTCACGGGCACGCGCAACGCCCGCGAGATCTTCGACAAGCTCGTGGCCAACGCCTGGCAGAACGGCGACCCCGGCATCGTCTTCATCGACCGCATCAACGCCGGCCGCGCCAACCCGGTGCCGAAAATGGGGCCTATTGAAAGCACCAATCCCTGCGGTGAGCAGCCGTTATATCCGTATGACTCATGTAACTTAGGGAGCATTAACCTCGCCAAATTCGTGGTGCGGCGCGGCGAGGAGCGGGTGTTCGACTACGAGCGGCTGGGCGAGGTCGTGCCGGTCTGCGTGCGCTTCCTCGACAACGTGATCGACATGAACAAGTACCCGCTGCCCGAGATCGAGGACGTCAGCCATCGCATCCGCCGCATCGGCCTGGGTGTGATGGGCTTCGCCGACGCCTGCATGAAGCTGAACATCCCCTATGACTCCGAAGAGGCCGTCACCTTCGCGGAAGAGGTGATGGGCTTCATCCAGCAGCGGGCGGACCAGGCCTCGGGCGAGCTGGCGCGCGAGCGCGGCACCTTCCCCGAGTGGGACGGCTCGATCTACAACATGTCGCAGCGCTATCCGGAGCGGCCGCGGCTGCGCAACGCCACGCGCACCACGATCGCGCCCACGGGCACGCTCAGCATCATCGCCGACTGCTCCGGCGGCGTGGAGCCGGTCTTCGCCCTCGCCTTCACCCGCCAGCACTATTTGGACCGCAACAATCCGACGCAGACGACGAAGCTGACCGAGGTCAACGACTACTTCGCAGAAGTGGCGCGGCGCGAGGGCTTCTATTCGCCGGAGCTGATGGACGACCTCGCGGCCGGCGGCCACCTGGCCGACCACGCCGAGGTGCCGGACTGGGTGAAGCGCGTCTTCGTTACCGCGCACGACATCGCGCCCGAGTGGCACGTCCGTATTCAGGCCGCGTTTCAGCGGCATACGGACAATGCAGTGAGCAAGACGATCAATTTCGGAAACGAAGCAACGGTCGAGGACGTGGCCCGCGCCTACCGGCTGGCCTACGAAGAGGGCTGCCTGGGCATCACGATTTATCGGGATGGCTCGCGGGCGCTGCAGGTGCTCTCGCACGAGCCGGCGAAGACCGGGACGGCGGCAGGCGAGGCCGTTCCGGCGGTGCCGGCCGAGCCGGCGCGGCCGCGGCGCGAGCGGCTGCCGGACGAGCGCCAGTCGATCACACACAAGTTCGCCGTGGGCGAGCAGGAGGGCTTCCTGACCGTCGGCCTCTACGAGGACGGGCGGCCGGGCGAGATCTTCATCAAGGTCTCGAAGCAGGGCTCGACCGTCAGCGGCCTGATGGACACGATCGCGCTCTTGATGTCGATGGCGATGCAGTACGGCGTGCCGATGGGCAGCCTGCTGGACAAGCTGAAGAACAGCCGCTTCGAGCCGTACGGCATGACGCGCAACCACAACATTCCGACAGCTACCTCGCTGGTGGACTACATCGCCCGCTATTTGGAGCTGCGCTTCATCACCGGCCAGCAGGCCGCGCTGCCGATGGCGGGGGTGCCGGGGGTGCCGGGCGTGCAGGCAGCGCTGCCGCTGGCCGAGGGCTACGCCGGCACGGAGGGCGCAACCGGCTACACGAACGGCAACGGCAATGGCAACGGGCACTACTATAACGGCAAGCCGACCGTTAGCTCGGGCGTGGGTTGCCCGGAATGCGGTTCCGTGCTGCAGTATGCAGAGGGGTGCCTGATCTGCCGCGGCTGCGGCTATACGAAGTGCGGGTAGCAGGGCGAGGCGCCTAACCCTGACGGCTCGCGCCGTCTGTCCCTTCCCGAAACGAGGAAGGGACTCCTGGAGCGCTTCAGGGGGTGTGCGAGGGGAGCGCGGCGCCAGTGTCCTCGCGCGAGACGCCGTGGATGGTTGAGCGACTCGCGCGTGTGGCGCGGTGGTCCGCTCGCCCACGCGGCAGGCGAGCCGCAGGGGCGATGACGCGGAGTTGCCCGCCGTCCTGCGAGGACACCCATTCCTGCTCCCCTCGCACGGCGATGGGAGCGCTCCAGGAATCCCCTCCTGTGTCGGGCCAGAGCGCAGCGCAACCGTCGGAGACTTCCAATAACAGGTTGCGGAGCAACCAAGGGTAGGCGCCCTGCGCGGTCGGTGGCGCCGGGAACGCTGGCAGGCCGAGGCCGGTTTCCCCGCCGGGACGCGAAGCATGGGTTTTTACTACGGGCCGGGGCGGCAGCCGAAGTCGGAGAAGGAGCCGGGCGGCTGCCTGGAGGTGCTCACGATCAGCCGCGCGGTGTTCGGCATCCTCGCCGTGCCGCTGGCCGTGCTGATCGGCATCCTGCTGGCGCTCGTCGCCGTGATCTGGCTGTTCAGCCTCTTCTGGCTGCTGGGGCTGCTGGGCATCGCGGCGATCGCGGGCGGCATCGCGCTGTACGCCCGCTGGGAGCGCAACAAATTCCGCTCGGGCGGCGTTTAGCAAGATAGAGACAGCAGGCGCAGGCACGATGCGCCGGCTCGCGGCTTGTGACGGCACGCACACTCGCCACCTGGCCAGCGGGCGACTCGGTCCTTCGGCCAGTGCGCGTACCGGCGAGACCGGCCATACTGAATCTACGATGGCCGGGGCGCGACCGTCTGCAGGGGAAACGGTCAGGAGGGGCGCCATGACGCAGCGTTGGCAGTATCTCAACCAGGTGTTCGAGGGACTGCACCTGCAGGAAGAGCTGGACGAGCTGGGCGAGGCCGGCTGGGAGCTGATCACCGCCCACTGGGAGGAGTACTCCTACGGCGGGCGCACGCAGCTCCAGGCTCGCTGCATCCTCAAGCGCCCGCGTGATGACGGCAATCTCGACAGCGGCAGCTTCGGCCTGAACTGGGAGCCGGCGCCCGCGGGCCGCGGCTGACGGCACCCGGCCGGGTTGTGGCGATCTCCTGAGTCCGATCGAGCGGGTTATTCGATCTCAGGTAACTGGTTGGGAATCCGGCACGGCTTCATTCCTCGGGCCTTCGGGTTGTTGGCGGCCGCATGGCCGCTGCAGCGACGGTTCAGGCACGACGGCCGCGCTCCCCATGCACGGGTTGCACGTTGCAGAGAGCCAAAACGGCTGGCCGGCACAGAACCGGCCGGCCGTCGTGTTCTGCGAGCTCTCTTGCGACGCGCCGAGCAGGGGCCGCAAGGCGCATCCTGCCCTCACTGCTGGAACCGCCAGCGGGTGGCGCCGTACGGCTCGGCGGTGGCGACCCCGAACGCGGTATGGCATGTGAAGCGATAGAGCCACCAGGGCGGCG
The DNA window shown above is from Dehalococcoidia bacterium and carries:
- a CDS encoding adenosylcobalamin-dependent ribonucleoside-diphosphate reductase, translating into MVIESNSRSGKGARRGGARLSLSENARVVLERRYLAKDDDGQPIETPEQLFRRVAGNLAQAERNYGADDARLAEVEELFYRTLTSLDFLPNSPTLGNAGRPLQQLSACFVLPVEDSIDRIFDTIRATALVHQSGGGCIAGDARVWTTFCGIEPIEVLFNRATVDGRSGERYGAGIVYDVGDLGIQTLSMNPQSGETGLRPVTHVWRFEVPAAEQLVIRLRDGAEVQTSAWHPFMAVRGTQLVEVRADRLTPGDIVLGPDRPDSFWPWSEPRSAGSLSADADLGWLIGFTLGDGSFGYAPALRQYRVRWFSGSEDVLERVRTILARHGIHVSIARDRRGLLSVATLNQRFVHDLLEACGLETFGAKDGRIRVPELIAKSPLAVVRAFVAGLLDSDGYVDSRGHVSYSTVSAAMADDLAALLSLLGFHPGVASKAPHGKGKRTIYTVRVGTTAQVPALAGEIAPYMANDRRRTRILNAPAGQGALRLPFHAWRDALAALGLAGRRGPGVASPFALDLSHWSCNERERVSRVGLERIAVGLTPHNPALATLLQRVARHGFEVESVARAAVAKPYYDLTVDGWNTYAAGRSGLAMIHNTGFAFSRLRPEGSLVRSTSGVASGPVSFMKVFDASTEAIKQGGTRRGANMGILAVDHPDIEKFIECKADMVSCTNFNISVAVTEKFMQAAERGEAYELVDPHTGQVTGTRNAREIFDKLVANAWQNGDPGIVFIDRINAGRANPVPKMGPIESTNPCGEQPLYPYDSCNLGSINLAKFVVRRGEERVFDYERLGEVVPVCVRFLDNVIDMNKYPLPEIEDVSHRIRRIGLGVMGFADACMKLNIPYDSEEAVTFAEEVMGFIQQRADQASGELARERGTFPEWDGSIYNMSQRYPERPRLRNATRTTIAPTGTLSIIADCSGGVEPVFALAFTRQHYLDRNNPTQTTKLTEVNDYFAEVARREGFYSPELMDDLAAGGHLADHAEVPDWVKRVFVTAHDIAPEWHVRIQAAFQRHTDNAVSKTINFGNEATVEDVARAYRLAYEEGCLGITIYRDGSRALQVLSHEPAKTGTAAGEAVPAVPAEPARPRRERLPDERQSITHKFAVGEQEGFLTVGLYEDGRPGEIFIKVSKQGSTVSGLMDTIALLMSMAMQYGVPMGSLLDKLKNSRFEPYGMTRNHNIPTATSLVDYIARYLELRFITGQQAALPMAGVPGVPGVQAALPLAEGYAGTEGATGYTNGNGNGNGHYYNGKPTVSSGVGCPECGSVLQYAEGCLICRGCGYTKCG
- the ftsA gene encoding cell division protein FtsA encodes the protein MARRDAFAAIDVGTTKVATIIGDLDAEERLRVLGVGVAPSAGITKGMVENIHDATEAIRVSVEKAERASGLQIGGAHVGIAGSHIGSVNTRGITAIADRGHAITAYDVDRALDGARNLSLPTNREILHVIPRYYAVDGQDNVSDPVGMHGQRLDVDTHIITGAVSAMRNLARCVEEAGVAIEGMVLEPLASADAVLRDEERRQGVVLADVGGGTTDVAIFVGGAVFHTAVLPVGGYHLTHDLVVGLRVPFEAAEAAKIEHGNALPSAVSHGEVVELEAFGGEGRIEVHRRGICKILQARSEEILEMIFAEVRQAGYNEMISAGLVLTGGSANLPGFMPLAHDVLNMPVRIGYPLPLAGLADSLANPAYATGVGLLHWAMREGGRHVRPAPAAAHAAAPRWFSGVRRMIRGFLPE
- the ftsZ gene encoding cell division protein FtsZ, which encodes MKQTARPDLDGLPPIKVVGVGGGGCNAVNRMIQEQIFGVQFIAVNTDAQQLVHSEAPTKIRIGDKLTRGLGVGGDPSVGLRAAEESREELRESIRGADMVFVTAGMGGGTGTGAAPVIAEVAKQEGALTIGVVTRPFTFEGAKRRKQADEGIMRLREKVDTLIVIPNDRLLSMCDKRVTVQEAFKSADDVLRQGIRGISEIITRPGEVNLDFNDVRKIMSDAGPALMAIGHGSGESRAVDAARQAIQSPLLDVDIHGARGVLFNVTGPRDLMLHELNMAAEVISDVVDDDAEIIFGTVVDESLGDEVKITVIATGFPEAETDMGGGEAAMHQAEQEPAAAANGNGIRPAPSAPRPAAALPDLDDSELPRFPRPLRPGVARAEPAEPRQPAPMPPPAERPEPRLRTEPLPGAGDTDLPTFLRRSMTSR